The following proteins are co-located in the Mycolicibacterium goodii genome:
- a CDS encoding TIGR03618 family F420-dependent PPOX class oxidoreductase: protein MVAIPGEARHLFQGRDIAHLATLNADGSPQVSAVWVDLDGDLIAVNTTEGLVKTKNMRANPRVRISIVAQSNPYESLQIQGHVVEVTTRGADEGIDDLARRYLGTDGFAHRLPDDRRVIVKIAPSKVHHRNVPNLSTSAVLQLHQDQLRHLLNKDMDAWVDTFAQDAVFELPFAPSGYPQRLVGKAAIREYVKDYAKHIDLQRFYDVVIHPGHESETLVVEAAVEGRVLATNQPYRVRYVWVYTEANGKIIRQRDYWNPAAVVDALGGDAAMRNAFNVTP from the coding sequence ATGGTCGCTATACCCGGAGAAGCACGACACCTGTTCCAGGGCAGAGACATTGCCCACCTGGCAACGCTCAACGCCGACGGATCACCGCAAGTGTCGGCAGTGTGGGTCGATCTCGACGGGGATCTCATCGCCGTCAACACCACCGAAGGTCTGGTGAAGACGAAGAACATGCGGGCCAACCCGCGCGTGCGGATATCGATTGTGGCGCAATCAAATCCCTACGAAAGCCTGCAAATTCAAGGTCACGTCGTGGAAGTCACCACTCGCGGCGCCGACGAGGGGATCGACGACCTCGCGCGGCGCTACCTCGGAACCGATGGGTTCGCCCATCGGTTGCCCGACGATCGGCGCGTCATCGTCAAGATCGCACCATCCAAGGTTCACCACCGGAACGTGCCCAACCTGTCGACGTCGGCTGTGTTGCAACTCCACCAAGATCAGCTGCGACATCTGCTGAACAAGGACATGGATGCTTGGGTCGACACGTTCGCGCAGGACGCCGTGTTCGAGTTGCCTTTCGCGCCATCGGGCTACCCGCAGCGCCTCGTCGGGAAAGCGGCGATACGCGAGTACGTCAAGGACTACGCCAAACACATTGACTTGCAACGCTTCTACGACGTTGTCATTCATCCCGGGCACGAGTCCGAGACGCTCGTCGTGGAGGCAGCAGTCGAAGGTCGCGTCCTGGCCACCAACCAGCCCTACCGCGTCCGCTACGTGTGGGTGTACACCGAGGCGAACGGCAAGATCATCAGGCAGCGTGACTACTGGAATCCCGCCGCCGTTGTCGACGCACTAGGTGGCGATGCCGCGATGCGCAACGCGTTCAACGTCACGCCCTGA